In Calditrichota bacterium, the genomic window ACGACCCGGAGTGGCAAAGGTACCCAGTACTGGACATACCCCTGGAGAAGCTGCACGAGCGCCATGGGAGGTAAGATCTGGACGGCACGAGGAAGACGATGAAACGGCGAGCTTTGATTAGCGTGTTTGACAAGACAGGTGTAGCAGACTTTGCGCGGGGCCTGCACGAACTCGGCTTTGAGATCATCTCCAGCGGTGGGACCGAGAAGGCATTGCGT contains:
- a CDS encoding IMP cyclohydrolase, which encodes MKRRALISVFDKTGVADFARGLHELGFEIISSGGTEKALR